The Thermodesulfobacteriota bacterium genome has a window encoding:
- a CDS encoding hydrogenase iron-sulfur subunit — protein MAEAAVATEAWEPKILAIVCTWCTYAGADLAGISRIQYPPNVRIVRVPCTGRINPFYVVKALQEGADGVLISGCHPGECHYLTGNLSARRKFALLKSFLEYVGVEADRTTFTWVSASEGDRFAQVIRGVTDKVKKLGPGTRLVKQVGEPVTAVV, from the coding sequence ATGGCCGAAGCAGCCGTAGCGACCGAAGCCTGGGAGCCCAAGATCCTGGCGATCGTCTGCACCTGGTGCACGTATGCGGGGGCAGACCTCGCGGGGATCAGCCGCATCCAGTACCCGCCCAACGTGCGGATCGTCCGGGTGCCCTGCACCGGACGGATCAACCCCTTCTATGTGGTCAAGGCCCTCCAGGAGGGGGCCGACGGGGTGCTGATCTCGGGGTGCCACCCGGGGGAGTGCCACTACCTCACCGGGAACCTCTCGGCCCGGCGCAAGTTCGCCCTGCTCAAGAGCTTCCTCGAGTACGTGGGGGTCGAGGCCGACCGGACCACGTTCACCTGGGTGTCGGCCTCCGAGGGGGACCGGTTCGCCCAGGTCATCAGGGGCGTGACCGACAAGGTGAAGAAACTCGGCCCCGGCACCCGGCTGGTGAAACAGGTGGGGGAGCCGGTGACCGCTGTCGTCTGA